A window from Agelaius phoeniceus isolate bAgePho1 chromosome 13, bAgePho1.hap1, whole genome shotgun sequence encodes these proteins:
- the SPG11 gene encoding spatacsin isoform X1, protein MAAAGARAELRVLLVPRSEQARGAARVRLSRARHALGTVLLAGGIRLESLGAGRARGSVLPGAWADFLWDSSEDDGSQSTKTKLLALAQSHDLFVYEFSVEDGKHNSNSLHSCEAETLRKLLEAKNISLPSISSVKILSFGNNKCKLLLNQFLLVHLTFPGEGSAPEPCGCFPLALPPGAVGRIADSQFCRGILFLLDSAGWIYIFDCSDGATLGRVGVALGAGQGQGPAPVSPLAALAVSPDLSTAVVTNSCQWALAVQLNTYFRQFPEHLLCKRDPENLPVKPAEGLDEDELASSEHSMELLPLPFRTDRSWKAHLSSLWDRVRRRRAPGSPELVNDLNLPWYQFFTHLEDHDPEVCEDPERMVAFVPRAVTWAASPALQGQPGGAGQQWAQIPVGAAQETVKLECKLVTGAKAVFVLQAQDMGLSLALWDFESQDVTCSHFGRSSVYVECSAELPLCLLLTELGLSLVLFGVTQEEFLTRLMMFGSAGVVDSLCHLNGWERCSIPIHALEAGLENRQLDTVDLFLKSKGSVFSLSAACPGPEQPGGAASQSYLRNLEELRPALNLLCSAIQANDMEPHSKPFSEQLLNLTLTFLTKQLEEIFVHTEEPDEFLQKAADILTDYIIKLRKFLRRYPHPAVTPGQGAELDEDLPEIEESQEWEKLTPEEVIAEAILSNKIPEAQIFFRRQKHPAESLQEFMQTGLSLVYDCLLKGSTREASELLRNMGLDVKQELHRICLHTQDRHVRELLVKVLQEENYFSEKEKKMIDFVHQVESFYSESFQENKETQSLSRCSSWRRQQELSGPRAVLGSHLGRGSPRAPWLTVTLSWALCWEQRLQEMVLLPWKAQQELKTCSAEVLWMHLTAQHDWLRICSWIEESEPSQAPCGRAAWPPLSPDIVDRSTLCSPYMRQDILNKLARKGIFVPSELEDFELLLQRLSCLGGVLQNPHPVPKYSSANGLDFHAQFVLHCLEHSLQYLLYTYLDYYSLTPSNCPVLGNKELQEAHPWFEFLVQCRGVASNPRDPKMIFQASLANAQMLIPSSQGGVSSILLEGRTLLALATTVYGPGGIDQVLQNEDTEKPLKKVDPQLLKMALTPYPKLKAALFPSCTAHGILPPDISLYHLLQSLMPFDPTKLFGWQSANTLAVSDAWSQLPHFSSPGLVSRHAVLERLDFLFYLRHGRPAFAFGTFLGQQLARSKAPRQLIQQAAREAQLLALSSFGVPSVAAACVCFLELLGQDSLGLRVALRAASLISSHCPTRDSLVEKLTRLADGEKAAAAAVLTSLEEAFWDAIEQQGIKRTSSDCRRQWALVMQFCKLHNLELSTSFLRECARSNEWLQFLIQTQLHGYQPAQVLPLLQDFPAVVQDHLQLALGRLLGAEAGAAGRARAGSLFQTLLQCQEQPSPCGFLLAEGLRAQAPILSVLAACCPGANLISCLCVWIITSVDDATRAEATAHSQGRAEGPQWDLQDLAVIWKVLLRKQKSKTLLSGFQLFLKDSPLLHILEMYELCMNCKKYSEAKTKLDKFQESLTNLGAAGGAAPAVPLPWLRSQALFLLELMLQQCHTDYELGRLLQLLAAAEPLLLDGPHLKRLCALSEALRDASISISRSILTACSLEAFQGECSSILEQLQERGMFSLAREVAALAELPVDSVVTQEVLRDLHHLRDTGQWHQSQTRAEFWQKCDDTFSRHSICSRAAAGFFLQQADNVRDCSGQEKTTSMVERRLLLTLAGHWLAKERGVAAQELQEVEKRIWQCRVAERALLPEGSEPCPGALRLGSLAERFSFARLPALDAAEPRGLRALPAREARAALGAAERAALGALLGTLLEQGSVHEAARVCRYFQLWHRDVALVLHCRALALGEAALQQLQPEVQTLLTAEASAEPSTSSLEDWTPLGCGDDAVVAALKALAEECVHGRGYCRQVLCLYELSKDLSCSFAEVSAREPREVLGALLARRGPERGRRAQAFITCQGLPPATVAPLLAQQITHELLASAQGKGQKQAWNPAVESQELLQLAKLCQDHTLVGMKLLDKISSVPRGELSCITELLILAHSLFSLTCHMEGITRVLQAARLLTEEHLAPREEYGLVVRLLTGIGRYNEMTYIFELLHQKHYFEVLMRKKLDPSGTLKAALLDYTKRCRPGDSEKHNMIALCFSMCREIGQNHEAAACTQLKLIECRPWEESLQDVPNLKKLLLKAVTLFIDAAESYSKDSCVRQALRCRRQTRLITLQLHFLGSGQSTRIINLGRQELPGAILALPRFYQAAIVAEAYEFLPDWAEVLFQQVITRGDFVYLEEFRQQRPLRPGLFEEVAKKVKQQQAPADAALRNLKRFLTHCEDIYTYYRLAYDHKFYDVVNSLLKDPQTGCCLNDLLSN, encoded by the exons ATGGCGGCGGCCGGGGCCCGGGCGGAGCTGCGTGTGCTGCTGGTGCCCCGCTCGGAGCAGGCGCGGGGCGCGGCGCGGGTGCGGCTGAGCAGGGCCCGGCACGCCctgggcaccgtgctgctggcCGGCGGCATCCGCCTGGAGTCGCTGggggccgggcgggcccggggcAGCGTCCTGCCGGGAGCCTGGGCTGA CTTCCTGTGGGACAGCTCGGAAGATGATGGTTCACAGTCCACCAAGACAAAGCTCCTGGCTCTTGCTCAAAGCCATGACCTGTTTGTCTATGAGTTCAGTGTAGAAGATGGAAAACACAACTCCAattccctgcacagctgtgaGGCAGAGACGCTGAGAAAGCTCCTTGAAGCTAAAAACATCA GTCTGCCTTCAATTTCCTCTGTGAAGATTCTGTCTTTTGGAAACAACAAGTGCAAACTTCTGCTCAACCAGTTTCTCCTTGTGCACCTGAcctttcctggggaaggctcagccccagagccctgtggctgcttccccctggccctgcctccaggagctgtggggaggaTTGCAGACTCCCAGTTCTGCAGGGGGATCCTGTTCCTGTTGGACAGTGCTGGCTGGATTT ACATATTTGACTGCAGTGATGGTGCCACCCTTGGGAGGGTGGGTGTGGCCCtgggggctgggcaggggcagggcccagcccctgtgtcccccctggctgccctggccgTGTCTCCTGACCTCAGCACGGCCGTGGTCACCAACAGCTGCCAGTGGgccctggctgtgcagctcAACACCTACTTCAG aCAGTTCCCTGAACATTTGCTCTGTAAGAGAGATCCTGAAAATCTCCCGGTGAAGCCTGCAGAGGGACTGGATGAGGATGAGCTggccagctctgagcacagcatGGAGCTCCTGCCGCTGCCCTTCCGCACAGACAG GTCCTGGAAGGCACACCTATCCTCACTGTGGGACAGAGTCAGGAGAAGAAGAGCACCGGGCTCTCCAGAGTTGGTGAACGACTTGAATTTGCCCTGGTATCAGTTTTTTACCCATCTGGAAGATCACGATCCTGAAGTTTGCGAGGATCCAGAGAGGATGGTGGCCTTTGTGCCCCGGGCTGTCACATGGGCAGCTTCCCCAGCGCTCCAAGGCCAGCCTGGGGGTGCAGGACAGCAGTGGGCACAAATCCCCGTGGGAGCAGCCCAGGAAACGGTGAAACTGGAGTGCAAACTGGTGACTGGAGCCAaggctgtgtttgtgctgcaggcacaggacaTGGGGCTGTCTCTGGCGCTCTGGGATTTTGAGTCCCAGGACGTGACGTGTTCCCACTTTGGCAGAAGCAGTGTCTATGTGGAGTGCAGTGCAGAGCTGCCACTGTGTCTGCTGCTGACAG AGCTTGGTCTGTCCCTGGTCctgtttggggtcactcaggagGAGTTCCTGACCAGGCTGATGATGTTCGGCAGCGCTGGGGTCGTGGattccctgtgccacctcaATGGCTGGGAGAGGTGCTCCATTCCCATCCATGCCCTCGAG GCAGGTTTGGAGAATCGCCAGCTGGACACGGTGGACTTgtttttgaaaagcaaaggaagTGTTTTCAGTCTGtctgcagcctgccctgggcctgagcagcctgggggtgctgccTCCCAGTCCTACCTGAGAA ATCTGGAGGAGCTCAGGCCAGCTCTAAACTTGCTCTGCTCAGCCATCCAAGCCAATGATATGGAGCCTCACAGCAAGCCCTTCTCCGAGCAGCTGCTGAACCTCACCCTGACCTTCCTCACCAAGCAGCTGGAGGAAATCTTTGTGCACACAGAGG AGCCTGATGAGTTCCTGCAGAAGGCTGCAGATATTTTGACTGATTACATCATTAAGCTGAGGAAGTTCCTGAGGAGGTACCCTCACCCAGCAGtgaccccagggcagggagctgagctggatgAGGACCTGCCTGAGATAGAAGAGAGCCAAGAATGGGAAAAACTGACTCCAGAG GAAGTGATTGCTGAGGCCATCCTAAGCAACAAAATACCAGAGGCCCAAATCTTCTTCAGAAGGCAGAAACACCCTGCTGAGAGTCTGCAGGAGTTTATGCAGACAGGTTTGAGCCTGGTCTATGACTGCCTGCTGAAGGGCAGCACCAGGGAGgcctcagagctgctgaggaaCATG GGCTTGGATGtgaagcaggagctgcacaggatCTGCTTGCACACACAGGACAGGCACGTCAGGGAGCTCCTG GTGAAAGTCTTAcaagaagaaaattacttttctgaaaaagaaaagaaaatgattgACTTTGTGCATCAGGTTGAAAGCTTCTACTCAGAATCCTTCCAGGAAAACAAAGAGACTCAGTCTCTCTCCAG gtgcagcagctggaggaggcagcaggagctctcTGGGCCccgggcagtgctgggctcccatctgggccggggcagccccagggcgcCCTGGCTCACAGTGACCCTCAGCTGGgccctctgctgggagcagcggctgcaggagatggtgctgctgccctggaaaGCACAGCAAG AACTCAAGACCTGCAGCGCTGAGGTGCTCTGGATGCACCTGACAGCCCAGCATGACTGGTTGAGGATTTGTTCCTGGATTGAGGagtcagagcccagccaggctccatgtggcagagctgcctggccCCCCCTGAGCCCTGACATcgtggacaggagcactctgtgcagCCCCTACATGAGACAGGACATCCTCAACAAGCTGGCCAG AAAGGGCATTTTTGTCCCTTCTGAGCTGGAAGAttttgagctgctgctccagaggtTGTCGTGCCTGGGGGGAGTCCTGCAGAATCCTCACCCTGTTCCAAAATACAGCTCTGCCAATGGCCTGGACTTCCATGCCCAGTTTGTCCTccactgcctggagcacagcctgCAGTACCTGCTGTACACTTACCTGGACTATTACAG TTTAACCCCTTCAAACTGCCCTGTCCTGGGTaacaaggagctgcaggaagcacaTCCCTGGTTTGAGTTCCTGGTGCAGTGCAGAGGGGTTGCCAGCAATCCCCGAG atcCCAAGATGATTTTCCAGGCCAGTCTGGCCAATGCTCAGATGCTgattcccagcagccaggggggTGTGAGCAGCAtcctgctggagggcaggaccctgctggccctggccacCACAGTCTATGGGCCTGGGGGCATCGACCAG GTCCTTCAGAATGAAGATACAGAAAAACCTCTCAAGAAAGTTGATCCACAGCTCTTGAAGATGGCCTTGACCCCTTACCCCAAGCTCAAGGCTGCTCTCTTTCCCTCCTGCACTGCTCATGGGATTTTGCCTCCTGACATCTCTCTCTACCACCTCCTGCAG TCATTAATGCCCTTTGATCCCACGAAATTGTTTGGCTGGCAGTCAGCAAACACTCTGGCTGTGTCAG ATGCCTGGAGCCAGCTGCCCCACTTCTCCAGCCCGGGGCTGGTGAGCAGGCACGCCGTGCTGGAGAGGCTGGATTTCCTGTTCTACCTGCGGCACGGCCGGCCCGCCTTCGCCTTCGGCACCTtcctgggccagcagctggCCAGGAGCAAGGCCCCCAGGCAGCT GATCCAGCAGGCAGCTCGGGaggcccagctgctggccctgagCTCCTTTGGTGTCCCCTCGGTGGCTGCAGCCTGCGTGTgcttcctggagctgctggggcaggacagcctggggctgagggtggCCCTCAGGGCTGCCAGCCTCATCTCCAGCCACTGCCCCACCAGGGACTCCCTGG TTGAGAAGCTAACAAGGTTGGCTGATGgtgaaaaggcagcagcagcagcagtcctGACCTCCTTGGAAGAGGCCTTCTGGGATGCCATTGAGCAGCAAGGCATAAAGAG GACATCCAGTGACTGCAGGAGGCAGTGGGCCCTGGTCATGCAGTTCTGCAAGCTGCATAACCTGGAGCTGAGCACGTCCTTCCTGAGGGAATGTGCCAGGTCCAACGAGTGGCTGCAGTTCCTGATCCAGACCCAGCTCCACGGCTACCAGCCGGCCCAG gtccttcccctgctgcaggatTTCCCTGCTGTGGTCCAGGATCACCTGCAGCTGGCCCTGGGgaggctgctgggagctgaggcaggagctgcaggcagggcccGTGCAGGGAGCCTGTTCCAGAcgctgctgcagtgccaggagcagcccagcccctgcggGTTCCTGCTGGCTGAAGGGCTCAGGGCACAGGCCCCCATCCTCAGCGTGCTGGCAGCCTGCTGCCCT GGTGCCAacctcatctcctgcctctGTGTGTGGATCATCACTTCTGTGGATGATGCCACCAGGGCTGAGGCCActgcccacagccagggcagggcagagggtcCCCAGTGGGACCTGCAGGACCTTGCTGTCATCTGGAAAGTCCTCTTGAGGAAGCAGAAGAGCAAAACACTTCTGAGTGGCTTCCAGCTCTTTTTAAAG GATTCCCCTTTGCTGCACATCCTGGAGATGTATGAGCTCTGCATGAACTGTAAGAAATACAGTGAAGCTAAAACCAAACTGGACAAATTTCAGGAAAGCCTCACAAAC CTGGGGGCcgcagggggagcagcccccGCGGTGCCGCTGCCGTGGCTGCGCTCGCAGGCGCTGTTCCTCCTGGAGCtgatgctgcagcagtgccacacTGACTACGAGCTGGgccggctcctgcagctgctggctgcgGCAGAGCCCCTCCTGCTGGACG GCCCGCACCTGAAGAGGCTCTGTGCCCTCAGTGAGGCCCTCAGGGACGCCTCCATCTCCATCAGCCGCTCCATCCTGACCGCCTGCAGCCTGGAGGCGTTCCAGGGCGAGTGCAGCTCCattctggagcagctgcaggagaggggaatgTTCAGCCTGGCTCGGGaggtggcagccctggctgagctgcccgTGGACAGCGTGGTCACACAGGAG GTTCTGAGAGATCTACATCATTTAAGAGACACTGGCCAGTGGCATCAGAGCCAGACCAGAGCAGAGTTCTGGCAGAAGTGCGACGACACTTTCAGCAGACATTCCATCTGCAGCCGAGCCGCTGCAGGCTTCTTCCTGCAGCAGGCTGACAACGTGCGGGATTGCTCAGGGCAGGAGAAGACAACCAGCATGGTGGAGAGGCGGCTGCTGCTCACCCTGGCGGGGCACTGGCTGGCCAAGGAGCGCGGGGTGGCGgcgcaggagctgcaggaggtggaGAAGCGGATCTGGCAGTGCCGCGTGGCGGAGCGGGCGCTGCTGCCCGAGGGCTCGGAGCCGTGCCCCGGGGCCCTGCGCTTgggcagcctggctgagcgCTTCTCCTTTGCGCGGCTGCCGGCGCTGGACGCGGCCGAGCCCCGCGGGCTGCGGGCGCTGCCCGCCCGGGAGGCGCGGGCGGCGCTGGGGGCCGCGGAGCGGGCGGCGCTgggggccctgctggggaccctgctggagcagggcagcgtgCACGAGGCCGCCCGCGTGTGCCGCTACTTCCAGCTGTGGCACCGGGACGTGGCCCTGGTGCTGCACTGCCGGGCCCTGGCCCTGGGCGAGGCCgcgctgcagcagctgcagcccgaGGTGCAGACCCTGCTGACGGCCGAGGCCAGCGCGGAGCCCAGCA CATCCAGCCTGGAGGACTGGACCCCTCTGGGGTGTGGGGATGATGCCGTGGTGGCAGCACTGAAGGCCCTGGCAGAGGAAtgtgtccatggcaggggttacTGCAGGCAGGTCCTGTGCCTCTACGAGCTCTCCAAG gacctgagctgctcctttgcGGAGGTGTCGGCGCGGGAGCCGCGGGAGGTGCTCGGGGCCCTCCTGGCGCGGCGggggccggagcggggccgTCGAGCCCAGGCCTTCATcacctgccaggggctgcccccCGCCACCGTGGCgcctctgctggcacagcagatCACCCACGAGCTGCTGGCCTCGGCCCAGGGAAAAG GGCAGAAGCAGGCTTGGAACCCTGCAGTGGagagccaggagctcctgcagcttgccaagctgtgccaggatCACACCTTGGTTGGGATGAAGTTGCTGGATAAAATCTCCTCAGTCCCCCGTGGGGAGCTGTCGTGCA TTACAGAGCTGCTGATCCTGGCCCACAGCCTCTTCAGCCTGACGTGTCACATGGAGGGGATCACGCGAGTGCTGCAGGCAGCTCGGCTGCTCACCGAGGAGCACCTGGCTCCCAGGGAGGAGTACGGGCTGGTG gtgcgCCTGCTGACAGGCATTGGCAGGTACAATGAGATGACCTACATCTTTGAGCTGCTGCACCAGAAACACTACTTCGAGGTGCTCATGAGGAAGAAGCTGGACCCG AGCGGGACGCTgaaggcagcactgctggacTACACCaagcgctgccggcccggcgACAGCGAGAAGCACAACATGATCGCGCTGTGCTTCAGCATGTGCCGGGAGATCGGCCAGAACCACGAGGCTGCCGCCTGCACCCAGCTCAAACTCATCGAGTGCCGGCCCTGGG AGGAGTCTCTTCAGGATGTTCCAAATTTAaagaagctgctgctgaaagcTGTGACTCTCTTCATTGATGCAGCAGAAAGTTACTCCAAG